The proteins below are encoded in one region of Sporosarcina sp. FSL K6-1508:
- a CDS encoding nucleotidyltransferase family protein, protein MKIAGIYLAAGNSSRMGTNKLALPIGTMTVGSLALEIVLKSSLDKVYIITKDEDDAAWLPDEMKLDARCTFIKCPTAHKGQSESLRRGIEQAQADQMDAVLVILADQPFITVQMLEEMIACMKNNPTCRFVATIYEQTITPPVLFSASMYGELLKLHGDKGARAILQGDFLQKGKLLPCADKRLVFDVDTNEDYLTLQSIKKTK, encoded by the coding sequence ATGAAAATCGCAGGTATTTATCTTGCTGCCGGAAACAGCAGCCGTATGGGGACCAATAAGTTGGCACTGCCTATTGGGACAATGACTGTAGGGAGCCTAGCACTTGAGATAGTTTTAAAATCGTCACTTGATAAAGTCTATATCATTACAAAGGATGAGGACGATGCGGCTTGGCTTCCCGATGAAATGAAGTTAGATGCGCGATGTACATTCATAAAGTGTCCTACTGCCCATAAAGGCCAGTCCGAATCATTGCGCCGTGGCATCGAACAGGCACAAGCAGATCAAATGGATGCTGTCCTCGTCATACTAGCGGATCAACCCTTCATTACCGTTCAAATGCTCGAAGAGATGATCGCATGCATGAAGAATAACCCGACATGCAGATTCGTAGCTACCATATACGAACAGACAATCACTCCGCCTGTTCTATTTTCGGCTTCCATGTATGGCGAACTTTTAAAGTTACATGGAGACAAAGGAGCGAGGGCTATTTTACAGGGGGATTTTCTTCAAAAGGGAAAACTATTGCCCTGTGCCGATAAGCGGCTCGTATTCGATGTCGATACGAATGAAGATTACCTAACACTACAATCAATAAAAAAAACGAAATGA
- a CDS encoding FAD binding domain-containing protein yields the protein MISFDFDYYKPSSLDEAVETFNRAHKLGKKVMYYSGGTEIITFARVNTISADAVIDIKGIPECNVLELQGDKLIIGAAVSLNKITESNLFPLLGQTVKQIADHTSRNKITIGGNMNSQFIYREGMLPFLVTDAKVMLAVKNEVEMHPLEDLFNKKMDKMTFLVQIHVDTSYLDLPFINLKRTRMSKVGYPVVSVAALVKDNHIRVAFSGVCEHPFRSTVVEGVLNDTSLTELDRVDKAVAKLPATIVQDIYASAKYREYVLKNVLTDTLEVLEAKK from the coding sequence ATGATTTCCTTCGACTTTGACTATTATAAACCCTCGTCTCTAGACGAAGCGGTTGAGACGTTTAACCGGGCTCATAAACTCGGGAAAAAGGTCATGTACTACTCTGGGGGAACAGAAATTATTACATTCGCTCGGGTGAATACAATAAGTGCCGATGCGGTTATTGACATTAAAGGGATACCTGAATGCAATGTTTTAGAATTGCAGGGGGATAAATTGATCATCGGGGCAGCAGTGTCGTTGAATAAAATCACCGAGTCCAATTTGTTCCCTTTATTAGGCCAGACAGTTAAACAAATTGCGGATCACACATCTCGAAACAAAATTACAATCGGCGGCAACATGAACAGCCAATTCATATACCGAGAAGGCATGCTTCCTTTTTTGGTAACAGATGCAAAAGTGATGCTTGCTGTAAAGAATGAGGTAGAAATGCACCCTTTGGAAGATCTTTTTAATAAAAAGATGGATAAAATGACCTTTCTAGTGCAAATACATGTTGACACGTCCTATCTCGATTTACCTTTTATCAATCTAAAAAGAACGAGAATGTCAAAGGTAGGTTATCCGGTCGTATCTGTCGCGGCATTAGTGAAAGATAATCACATTCGCGTCGCATTTAGCGGAGTTTGCGAACATCCTTTTCGTTCAACTGTAGTTGAAGGCGTGTTAAACGATACGTCATTGACTGAATTGGATCGAGTCGATAAGGCGGTTGCCAAGCTTCCGGCAACAATCGTCCAAGATATTTATGCATCCGCGAAATACCGAGAATATGTCTTGAAAAATGTATTAACAGATACATTGGAAGTATTGGAGGCAAAAAAATGA
- a CDS encoding YIEGIA family protein: MDQYLLPVIAGIIFGFLARTVLLRTDFRQYPTYPQGRIIHLSFGFIAAFIGAVAIPAVLESDWTAVTFLGLAATQFREVRKMERESLEKIDTSELVKRGTPFIEGMAQAFESRNYLVMFTGLVTTLCSVFSIWFGIIGGVVMLIIVKYNMTGKSLSAIADVTEAEIRFEGPTLFVGDILIKNVGLEDTRHVITERAVGAIVTPKNENSVITLSFLGQRQAMLHHIATVLGAYLDSGEPALLPLTKRDMADGRIALFFLPREKDFQQIKAVIEKVPVLDSAIRLPKEADKGK; this comes from the coding sequence ATGGATCAGTATTTACTTCCAGTTATTGCAGGAATCATTTTTGGCTTTTTAGCACGGACAGTTCTATTGCGTACCGATTTCCGGCAGTATCCTACATATCCACAAGGACGGATTATTCATCTATCTTTCGGATTTATAGCGGCCTTCATCGGAGCGGTTGCGATTCCTGCGGTACTTGAATCCGATTGGACCGCTGTGACGTTTCTTGGACTTGCTGCAACACAGTTTCGAGAAGTTCGGAAAATGGAGAGGGAGTCACTTGAAAAAATCGATACGAGTGAACTTGTAAAACGTGGCACGCCATTCATTGAAGGAATGGCGCAGGCGTTTGAAAGCCGTAATTATTTAGTGATGTTTACTGGTCTTGTGACGACGCTATGCTCGGTATTTTCTATTTGGTTCGGAATTATTGGTGGGGTTGTCATGCTTATTATTGTGAAATACAATATGACGGGAAAATCACTATCGGCAATTGCTGACGTTACGGAAGCGGAGATTCGCTTTGAAGGTCCAACGCTCTTTGTTGGCGATATTCTAATTAAAAATGTCGGGCTTGAGGATACGAGACATGTCATCACAGAACGGGCAGTTGGTGCAATTGTCACCCCTAAGAATGAAAACAGTGTTATCACATTGTCCTTCCTTGGTCAGCGGCAAGCGATGTTACATCATATAGCGACTGTATTAGGCGCATATCTGGATTCAGGTGAACCTGCACTACTGCCACTTACCAAAAGAGATATGGCAGATGGCCGGATTGCACTTTTCTTTTTGCCGCGAGAAAAAGATTTTCAACAAATTAAGGCAGTAATAGAGAAAGTACCAGTACTAGATAGTGCGATTCGATTGCCAAAAGAAGCAGATAAAGGTAAATGA
- a CDS encoding xanthine dehydrogenase family protein molybdopterin-binding subunit — protein sequence MDSTIRTTVGKSEHRIDAVEKVTGKVRYIGDYAVPGMLHAKLVTSTNAHATITAMDTKEAWKVPGVRAIVTGDMFPFHIGPILADRPPLAFEKVRYYGEPVAIIVADHEHQAKLAASKVKIKYEPLPIVNSAKQAFETDAPLIHPDLGQYMKIISDVYPVPGTNIGSHIKIRKGDLGSAWKNCAETVSATYNFNLSDHAALETRSTRVEINPEGKVIVHSCSQSPYTIKKVLNQFFNIEVGNVIVHIPLVGGAFGGKGTVQLEPLAYLASKAVGGKMVKLQLEREEDMRTAPCHIGFDATIKLGVDKDGKLLAGQYTFLIDSGAYTDQAAGITRAAAIDCTGPYHIPNVWCDSYCMYTNHTFATSFRGYAHPELTFAVERTMDQLARKLNMDPIQLRILNGIKPGNTTPTQTVLTANNIGDVEKCMIRAKELIKWDEGERIEVSKKAIRSKGISMFWKTSTTATNAQAGAVLTFEADGSVNLNCAAIELGQGTKTILAQIVAEKLKLGMDKIHVTMEVNTQYDPHQWRTVASSTTFLAGRAVLAAAENAVTQLKKTAAAVLQCAEEDLDVGDGRVYLKPDPTYGVGFKDLALGYTYPSGHSIGGQIVGVGKHIQRHLTPMDKETGFGKPGPWWSVGVQAVEVEWNQRDCTYKVLKAVTVLDGGTIINPTTALQQMRGGMYMGLSFASTETFVFDEQGVMQNPDLRNYQLLRFGEQPAQYLVDFIETPSADGPYGARGIGEYGVIGMAAALANSLSVAAQVELNELPLIPEFIWKMRKESGQ from the coding sequence ATGGATAGCACAATACGAACTACTGTTGGTAAGTCTGAACATAGAATTGATGCAGTTGAAAAAGTGACAGGGAAAGTTCGATATATTGGGGATTACGCGGTGCCAGGCATGTTGCATGCGAAACTCGTGACAAGCACCAATGCCCACGCCACTATCACTGCAATGGATACAAAGGAGGCATGGAAAGTTCCGGGGGTACGGGCAATTGTAACAGGAGACATGTTTCCTTTCCATATCGGACCAATACTTGCTGATCGACCGCCATTAGCATTTGAAAAAGTTCGGTATTATGGTGAACCGGTAGCCATTATTGTCGCAGATCATGAACATCAAGCAAAACTAGCTGCCAGTAAGGTGAAGATTAAGTATGAGCCTTTACCTATTGTGAATTCCGCAAAACAGGCATTTGAAACAGATGCTCCCTTAATCCATCCTGATTTAGGGCAGTATATGAAAATTATCAGTGATGTCTATCCAGTTCCAGGGACAAATATCGGCAGTCATATTAAAATCCGTAAAGGGGATTTAGGTTCAGCATGGAAAAACTGCGCCGAAACGGTATCGGCTACATACAATTTTAATCTTTCAGATCATGCCGCACTGGAAACGCGCAGTACACGGGTTGAAATTAATCCAGAAGGTAAAGTCATTGTCCATTCATGTTCCCAATCGCCATACACGATTAAAAAGGTCTTGAATCAGTTTTTCAATATTGAAGTCGGCAATGTAATTGTTCATATTCCTCTAGTCGGCGGTGCCTTCGGAGGGAAGGGGACTGTACAGTTGGAACCCCTTGCTTATTTGGCATCGAAAGCCGTTGGTGGAAAAATGGTGAAGCTACAATTGGAGCGCGAGGAGGATATGAGAACGGCTCCCTGTCATATCGGATTTGACGCCACCATTAAACTAGGTGTCGACAAGGACGGTAAATTACTTGCGGGACAGTATACATTTCTGATTGATTCTGGAGCTTACACGGACCAGGCGGCGGGCATAACGAGGGCGGCAGCAATTGATTGTACAGGTCCGTATCATATCCCTAATGTCTGGTGTGACTCCTACTGCATGTATACGAATCATACTTTTGCAACCTCGTTCAGAGGCTACGCCCATCCGGAATTGACATTTGCAGTAGAAAGAACGATGGATCAATTGGCTCGAAAGTTAAATATGGATCCCATCCAATTGCGAATACTAAACGGGATCAAACCTGGTAACACGACACCGACTCAAACTGTACTTACTGCGAATAATATCGGTGATGTGGAGAAATGCATGATTCGGGCAAAAGAATTGATCAAGTGGGATGAAGGCGAGCGGATTGAGGTAAGCAAAAAAGCCATCCGATCAAAGGGGATCAGCATGTTTTGGAAAACATCAACCACCGCAACGAACGCCCAAGCTGGAGCCGTTTTGACTTTTGAGGCGGATGGGAGTGTGAATTTAAATTGCGCAGCGATTGAACTGGGACAAGGTACTAAAACGATTCTCGCACAAATTGTCGCCGAGAAACTGAAGCTTGGAATGGACAAAATCCATGTGACGATGGAAGTAAATACACAGTATGACCCTCATCAGTGGCGGACGGTGGCGAGTAGCACTACTTTTTTGGCGGGACGGGCGGTATTGGCTGCCGCCGAAAATGCAGTTACCCAATTGAAGAAAACTGCAGCCGCTGTTTTGCAATGTGCAGAAGAAGATTTGGATGTGGGCGACGGACGTGTCTATTTAAAGCCCGATCCAACGTACGGTGTCGGATTCAAAGACCTGGCTTTAGGATACACATACCCGAGCGGACATTCCATTGGTGGGCAAATTGTCGGCGTCGGAAAACATATCCAACGGCATTTGACGCCGATGGATAAAGAAACGGGATTCGGGAAACCAGGTCCTTGGTGGTCAGTTGGGGTCCAAGCGGTTGAAGTTGAATGGAATCAGCGTGATTGTACGTACAAAGTACTAAAGGCGGTGACAGTCCTTGATGGCGGCACGATTATTAACCCAACTACAGCACTGCAGCAAATGAGAGGCGGCATGTACATGGGACTTAGTTTTGCAAGCACTGAAACGTTTGTTTTCGATGAACAAGGTGTTATGCAAAACCCAGATTTACGCAATTATCAACTCTTGCGTTTCGGAGAACAGCCCGCACAATACCTCGTTGATTTCATTGAGACCCCATCTGCTGATGGACCGTATGGTGCGCGAGGAATTGGGGAGTATGGGGTGATTGGAATGGCGGCGGCACTTGCAAACAGTCTTTCCGTGGCAGCGCAAGTTGAGTTAAACGAGTTGCCACTCATTCCAGAATTCATATGGAAAATGAGGAAGGAGAGTGGACAATGA
- a CDS encoding DUF5694 domain-containing protein, giving the protein MRAKVMVVGVYHLGETNDMVSVEKKVVGDFAEQVDELVEALGAFHPTKLAVEVLTELQGKVNEKFRDYRNGNTISPKDEVEIIGFPLAKRSGIEEISCIDWMGSETNYPSFDEALQYASEQQPEWYESITENYIKPMQNDARILSELKLLEAFQRINHPQSVKWNHQFYMDYAMIGKMDEFVAADWLSWWYKRNLIIYSNVRKLISTSEERILLLIGGGHVHLVKQFLSESNQCEVVEAIDYLK; this is encoded by the coding sequence ATGCGTGCGAAAGTCATGGTGGTTGGTGTTTACCACTTAGGGGAAACGAATGATATGGTTTCTGTAGAGAAAAAGGTGGTCGGTGATTTTGCTGAACAAGTAGATGAATTAGTAGAAGCGCTAGGAGCATTTCACCCAACAAAATTGGCTGTCGAAGTATTAACGGAATTGCAGGGGAAAGTAAATGAGAAATTCCGAGATTATCGAAATGGGAATACTATTTCGCCAAAAGATGAAGTGGAGATTATCGGTTTCCCATTGGCAAAAAGATCAGGCATAGAAGAAATTTCGTGTATCGATTGGATGGGGAGTGAAACAAACTATCCATCATTCGATGAAGCATTACAATATGCAAGTGAACAACAACCAGAATGGTATGAAAGTATAACGGAAAATTATATTAAACCTATGCAGAACGATGCACGTATTCTTTCTGAATTGAAGTTACTAGAAGCTTTTCAACGTATCAACCACCCTCAATCAGTAAAATGGAACCATCAATTTTATATGGACTATGCAATGATTGGAAAAATGGATGAGTTTGTTGCAGCGGATTGGCTAAGCTGGTGGTATAAACGGAATCTAATCATCTATTCGAATGTACGGAAACTCATATCTACATCAGAGGAACGAATCCTTCTCTTAATCGGAGGAGGCCATGTTCATCTCGTCAAGCAATTTCTATCTGAATCAAATCAGTGCGAGGTCGTAGAAGCGATTGATTACCTAAAGTAG
- a CDS encoding EcsC family protein, whose product MVDYTMKVQEELHFWKHKMTKRTGLISRTSKKAQTKVNGLIPDKVHNVMTESIKNMVKATLVGSNITSKKRPTTVLSLYERDELFKEKLSLFRKTAVVEGAGTGAGGIMLGLADFPLLLSIKMKFLFEAATVYGFDPNEYEERLFLLHVFQLAFSSEETRKETLAIIEDWEVQKHLIADMDWRDFQQGYRDHIDLVKMFQLIPGFGAIVGAFANYNLLDQLGETAMNSYRLRLLHPYERWSEES is encoded by the coding sequence ATGGTTGATTATACGATGAAAGTGCAAGAGGAATTGCATTTTTGGAAGCACAAAATGACAAAACGAACGGGTCTTATTAGCCGCACGTCGAAAAAAGCGCAAACGAAAGTGAATGGACTTATTCCAGATAAAGTTCATAATGTCATGACTGAGAGCATCAAAAATATGGTGAAAGCCACTTTGGTCGGTTCAAACATCACGTCGAAAAAAAGGCCAACAACCGTGTTAAGTCTATATGAGCGTGATGAGTTATTTAAAGAAAAGCTCTCTTTATTTCGCAAAACGGCTGTCGTTGAAGGCGCGGGGACTGGAGCAGGGGGGATTATGCTGGGGCTAGCCGATTTCCCGTTGTTGTTATCGATTAAAATGAAATTCCTGTTTGAAGCTGCAACCGTTTATGGATTTGATCCGAATGAATATGAAGAGCGTTTATTCCTTTTACACGTATTCCAGCTCGCTTTTTCAAGCGAAGAAACAAGGAAAGAAACATTGGCTATCATTGAAGATTGGGAAGTTCAGAAACATTTAATTGCGGATATGGACTGGAGAGATTTTCAACAAGGGTATCGGGATCATATCGATTTAGTAAAGATGTTCCAATTAATCCCTGGCTTCGGAGCAATTGTCGGTGCGTTTGCCAACTATAATCTGCTTGACCAACTTGGAGAAACGGCGATGAATTCATATCGGCTACGCTTGCTACACCCTTATGAAAGGTGGTCTGAGGAAAGTTGA
- a CDS encoding lipoprotein, with the protein MKKRLLLIGIILVVTGCSSSFTFSEINAESVNNNVQEFISNIEVENGIYLYLDGKKAAYIFLNGIYVAQGSDAIYFSGFNVNSQRDTLNIFFNQEYDSDYSNANLNYQVLYEIKTGKVYDSINIFCNGKPTSFDIIAGN; encoded by the coding sequence GTGAAAAAAAGATTATTGTTAATTGGAATCATTTTAGTAGTAACGGGTTGCAGTTCTTCATTTACATTTTCAGAAATAAACGCAGAAAGTGTAAATAATAATGTACAAGAATTTATTAGTAATATAGAAGTGGAAAATGGTATCTATCTTTACCTTGATGGTAAAAAAGCAGCATATATATTTTTAAATGGAATTTACGTTGCACAAGGTAGTGATGCTATTTATTTTAGTGGTTTTAATGTAAATAGTCAGCGAGATACATTGAATATATTTTTTAATCAAGAGTACGATTCTGACTACTCAAACGCTAACTTAAACTATCAAGTTTTATATGAAATCAAAACAGGGAAAGTATATGATTCTATAAACATTTTCTGCAACGGTAAACCTACTTCGTTTGATATAATAGCAGGGAATTAA
- a CDS encoding YwaF family protein — protein MAGYTEPSFVMFSTAHMMAVGVLLFLISLLFILKKRVTIQPMSNRRIERLFALTLLAMEVLYHSWMIRTGRWDLSDSLPLELCSVSLIAAIILLWTGNRHLCDFVFFAGIGGAIQAMVTPVLDVGFPHFRYFHFFYTHIGIIVTALYFTWMKGYRPTFKGILKTMAALNILLPVIVFANISFQGNYMFLRKKPSNGSLLDYLGPYPWYILSLEGVAFILFVCLWLLFRKRNIHVESC, from the coding sequence ATGGCAGGTTATACGGAACCTTCCTTTGTAATGTTTTCAACAGCGCATATGATGGCAGTAGGTGTATTACTATTTTTGATTTCCCTACTTTTTATTTTAAAAAAGAGAGTAACTATTCAACCGATGTCAAACCGACGAATTGAACGTCTTTTTGCCCTGACCCTACTGGCGATGGAAGTTCTTTATCATAGTTGGATGATCAGGACTGGAAGATGGGATTTGAGCGATTCGTTGCCGCTTGAATTATGTAGCGTCAGTTTGATTGCCGCAATTATTCTCTTATGGACTGGAAATAGGCATTTGTGCGATTTCGTCTTTTTTGCAGGCATCGGGGGAGCGATTCAAGCAATGGTCACGCCCGTCCTAGATGTCGGATTTCCACATTTCAGGTATTTCCACTTTTTTTACACGCATATCGGAATTATAGTAACAGCTTTATACTTCACGTGGATGAAAGGTTACCGGCCTACATTTAAAGGAATTCTCAAAACGATGGCTGCATTAAACATACTATTACCGGTTATAGTTTTCGCGAATATCTCGTTCCAAGGCAATTACATGTTTTTGAGGAAAAAGCCTTCCAATGGAAGTTTGCTTGATTACCTAGGACCCTATCCGTGGTATATTTTATCACTAGAAGGAGTCGCATTTATCCTATTCGTCTGCTTATGGCTGCTATTCAGGAAGCGGAATATACATGTTGAATCATGTTAG
- a CDS encoding DUF418 domain-containing protein, with amino-acid sequence MIVGLVLLILTSYLSLKALMPLPLILIGYAAGQYQFFEELHKKIRMISIFTAIMFVLSAIGLLIQYKHVPLETFYPFILEGVNEPTIEQANQFMKIGLMIGPLLSAFFIGSLILLLQLPLMQKVLSPLKFYGRMALTNYLLQTAFILIVGHMFDLFERISYTQSFFLCAGICLIQFSFSRIWLHFFLYGPMEWIWRMWTYFEVPPIVKSKEKPALD; translated from the coding sequence ATGATAGTTGGTCTTGTGTTGTTAATCTTGACGAGTTATCTATCCTTAAAGGCGTTAATGCCTTTACCGCTTATATTAATAGGATACGCGGCCGGGCAATATCAATTTTTTGAGGAATTACACAAAAAAATCCGTATGATCTCCATTTTCACGGCAATCATGTTTGTTTTGAGCGCTATAGGCTTACTTATTCAATATAAGCATGTGCCATTGGAAACTTTTTACCCATTTATTTTAGAAGGGGTTAATGAACCGACGATTGAGCAGGCCAATCAATTTATGAAAATCGGCCTGATGATTGGACCACTTCTGTCTGCATTCTTCATTGGTTCGTTGATTTTATTGCTACAACTTCCGTTGATGCAAAAAGTCTTGTCTCCTTTAAAGTTTTATGGTCGAATGGCTTTAACAAATTATTTGCTGCAGACAGCATTCATCTTAATTGTTGGTCATATGTTTGATTTGTTCGAGCGTATTTCTTATACTCAATCATTTTTCCTTTGTGCAGGTATTTGCCTAATCCAATTCAGCTTCAGTAGAATTTGGTTGCATTTTTTCCTATACGGACCAATGGAATGGATTTGGCGTATGTGGACTTACTTTGAAGTGCCTCCCATCGTTAAAAGTAAAGAAAAACCTGCTCTCGACTAA
- a CDS encoding XdhC family protein, with product METIQQLIEKILSDGRPAVLAMIVNVEGSAYRKEGAWMLIRENDSQIGVISGGCLESDLRSRARKLFNTGKAEIHRYDLSAEDDLGWGRGAGCNGVVTVMIRDINSKFRRAITFLNKQLLAKDPVTFIQSMNNFDTYSFRSRNGEQYGDLDYVSQDEFTITTPFQHIAGQKAVGDDTVYHQLLWPMPNLYIFGAGVDARPLAQLAARVGYAVHMLDWRESLCNEVHFPKAKSFQTGNVEKLIGNIKFSSLDSVVVMTHDFQKDLMIMKKLRPSRLLYFGILGSKKRTLRLLGGEIPDWVRSPVGLSIGADGPEEIAVSIIAELIAVKRRKRI from the coding sequence ATGGAGACAATTCAGCAACTGATTGAAAAAATATTGAGTGATGGCCGGCCTGCTGTACTTGCAATGATTGTTAATGTAGAAGGATCAGCTTATAGAAAAGAAGGAGCCTGGATGTTGATACGGGAAAATGATTCACAAATCGGTGTGATTAGCGGAGGCTGTCTTGAAAGTGATTTACGGAGTCGTGCGCGGAAACTCTTCAATACAGGAAAAGCTGAAATTCATCGTTATGATTTGAGTGCGGAAGACGATCTTGGGTGGGGACGCGGTGCGGGATGCAATGGAGTTGTTACCGTCATGATTCGGGACATTAATTCTAAGTTCCGACGAGCCATCACATTTCTAAATAAACAGCTGCTAGCAAAAGATCCTGTTACTTTCATCCAATCGATGAATAATTTTGACACGTATTCATTTAGAAGCAGAAATGGTGAACAATATGGTGATTTGGACTATGTAAGCCAAGATGAATTTACCATCACCACTCCATTTCAACACATTGCAGGGCAGAAAGCCGTTGGTGACGATACGGTTTATCATCAATTGTTGTGGCCTATGCCGAATCTTTACATATTTGGGGCAGGAGTAGATGCCAGACCGCTTGCCCAGCTTGCCGCGCGCGTGGGATACGCTGTCCACATGCTCGACTGGCGCGAATCGCTTTGTAATGAGGTTCATTTCCCTAAAGCGAAGTCTTTTCAAACAGGTAATGTGGAGAAATTGATTGGCAACATAAAGTTTAGTTCATTGGATTCAGTCGTCGTTATGACGCATGACTTTCAGAAAGACTTAATGATCATGAAAAAATTGCGTCCTAGTCGATTATTGTATTTCGGTATTTTAGGGTCAAAAAAAAGAACCCTTCGCTTACTTGGCGGAGAAATTCCCGATTGGGTTCGTTCGCCCGTGGGACTTTCCATTGGTGCGGATGGACCTGAGGAAATCGCTGTCAGCATTATAGCCGAACTGATTGCAGTGAAACGGAGGAAAAGAATATGA
- a CDS encoding capping complex subunit for YIEGIA translates to MENQHSEIVAVITMKPETIQAGGATVFIADNKKHLQKISMTLEKIMDASAHEIDEDTMIIVAR, encoded by the coding sequence TTGGAAAATCAGCATTCAGAGATTGTTGCCGTCATTACGATGAAACCGGAAACCATCCAGGCTGGAGGTGCAACTGTTTTCATAGCGGATAATAAAAAGCATTTGCAAAAAATTAGCATGACTTTAGAGAAAATCATGGATGCTTCTGCACATGAAATAGACGAAGACACAATGATTATTGTCGCACGCTAA
- a CDS encoding DUF4097 family beta strand repeat-containing protein, whose amino-acid sequence MIFKNKLVIIVVLFLIVIGGITLIFAPKDLLVKNAKKIVVDDSSFTTIEILADNATVEIVPTNDSVTTVEYSGKTKKKSKFTFKADVKGDTLAIQFKEKRRSFINFGFSSFNLKLLVKVPEKQYDKLQAETDNGQIKVESIQVKDIALETDNGTIDMKNVEAITVNLQTDNGKIHLESVAGQITGKTDNGGISLVTNNLDRPIELTTDNGEIEVQTEKEPTNATIDVKTDNGKINVFGSENKHTTFGNGKHLIKLRTDNGRITITK is encoded by the coding sequence TTGATTTTCAAAAACAAATTAGTCATCATTGTAGTGCTGTTTTTAATCGTTATAGGTGGAATTACATTGATATTTGCACCGAAAGATTTACTTGTAAAGAATGCAAAAAAAATAGTAGTAGATGATTCTTCATTCACTACTATTGAGATTTTGGCGGACAATGCAACGGTGGAAATTGTTCCGACCAATGATTCGGTTACGACAGTGGAGTATTCAGGTAAAACAAAGAAAAAATCGAAATTCACATTCAAGGCTGATGTAAAAGGAGATACACTAGCCATTCAATTTAAAGAAAAGCGGAGAAGTTTCATTAATTTCGGTTTTTCTTCTTTCAACTTAAAATTACTTGTGAAAGTGCCGGAAAAACAATATGACAAACTACAAGCTGAAACCGATAACGGACAAATCAAAGTGGAAAGTATCCAGGTGAAGGATATAGCGTTGGAAACAGATAATGGCACGATTGATATGAAAAATGTAGAGGCTATTACTGTCAATCTTCAAACAGATAACGGAAAAATACATCTTGAATCTGTCGCAGGTCAGATAACTGGGAAAACAGATAATGGTGGAATATCTTTGGTGACAAACAACTTAGATCGACCGATTGAATTGACGACAGATAATGGGGAAATCGAAGTTCAAACGGAAAAAGAACCGACGAATGCTACGATTGATGTTAAAACGGACAACGGAAAAATCAATGTTTTTGGCTCTGAAAACAAACATACAACGTTCGGCAATGGTAAGCATTTGATTAAATTAAGAACGGATAATGGGAGAATAACAATTACGAAATGA
- a CDS encoding (2Fe-2S)-binding protein has product MIISTEKSKTIIQLHVNGQTHDAVIRSADTLLHTLREQLGLTGAKQACENGDCGACTVLVNGNPMHSCLSLSIETVNESITTIEGLLNSPVQKAFVEKWAIQCGYCTPGFIVNAHALVENHPDADDEMIDEWLRSNLCRCTGYQEIKEAVKAALLEKKNLPSTS; this is encoded by the coding sequence ATGATCATTTCAACTGAAAAGTCAAAAACAATCATTCAACTTCATGTAAATGGGCAAACCCACGACGCAGTCATCCGATCCGCCGATACACTCTTGCATACATTACGCGAGCAACTTGGATTGACGGGTGCAAAACAAGCATGTGAAAACGGCGATTGCGGGGCTTGTACAGTGCTTGTAAATGGGAATCCGATGCATTCCTGTCTATCCTTATCGATTGAAACGGTGAACGAATCGATTACAACGATCGAAGGATTGTTGAATTCTCCTGTTCAAAAAGCATTCGTTGAAAAGTGGGCTATTCAATGCGGATACTGCACGCCAGGATTCATTGTCAATGCTCATGCTTTGGTGGAAAATCATCCTGATGCCGATGATGAGATGATTGATGAATGGCTGCGGTCAAATCTATGTAGGTGCACGGGGTATCAGGAAATTAAAGAAGCGGTAAAAGCGGCATTACTAGAAAAGAAAAACCTGCCTTCGACTAGTTGA